The window tatgatgaaaactatccagaaaaaacagtaggctggtcattggaaccagtaagagtccaactcgaGCGAAAACAAATGCCAACGATCATTCGCGGCCATATTTTCtctttatttgaatgaattttGACTTCACAAAGATTGTTTTAGagtgcagatttaaaaaaaatcaatgcatGAAGAATTTAAAAAACCCAGTTGGTTATACCTACCCTCAGCCACTGAAAATGTGACTTCCACTCTTCTCAAATATGCCCAGGTGCTCTGACTGAGTTGGTCCCACTTGCCTTACTCGCACCCTGACTGTCTGTGGCAGTTGTCTCTGACTGCATAATTTGGGTGGAGTGAATGTCACCCGGCCTCGCTGTCAGTTTGCACCACACCAGCATCCTAGCTGTCACTAGATACATGTATGTTCGTACCAGTACTTGTGTCACAACACTCACTGTCGATTGGTCTTTTCTGCCCTCTCTCAGAGAAAAAACTAAACAAGGTTATTGCTTTGACATGCTTGTCAACCTGTCCTGAAACGGCGGGAAAAAGCTTTCGTCAGTGTGTGACTACGTCACAGTCTGTGCTCCTAGCTGCGTGCAGAGCATCTCCTGCCCGCTAAAATAACTGCACGAAACAGCTATTAGAACAGTGATACAGTGCATGAACATACTGATAATTGCACGCATTATGTTGACTTGACGCGGGTGGTTCATGACGCAATGTGTGTGTACTGCAAGCGATTTTGATGACacagggttttgtttttttaccagcgaaaaaactcaccccggtagttctaaaaatcaaccggtagccaattttgttccggtattttttCATTTCACAATACTGAGCGTACAGAAGATTTAGGGATGATTATTAGTGAGACTTTGACAATGCAGTGCAGCAGACCTGTTGGACATTCCAAATGGTTAGTCCATGAAATATTTGACAGATTTATTCAAGGTTTGAGGCTGTAATGTGTTCTATCACGTTTGTGTGCAGCATAAAGAAGTGGAGAAGCGATCAAGAGAACAGCAGCAGCAGGCCCACCAATGGCTGACTGAGAACTTTGTGCGAGATGGAGAGACAGGTCAGTGTTGATGATAAACCCTCTATGTGTGTATGCTTGCGTGGGTGAGAGTTTAGCTAGGCTAACACAGAGAATTGTTTGTTTTCAATCACAATGCCAACAAAATTAGGGTTAGTGGGTCTTTTAATGTTTTATATTTTGATTGGGGAATCGGTCTTATCAGAACATTATTTTTCTTCGCTTCAAACTCTCTATGTTtgtatgcttgtgtgtgagagacgaAGAAGGGGATGgtgtattttgttttttcttggaaTAATTGTACACCCTTGTCCCTTCCAGCTGCGtttattttgtctttattgCTTATTACCTGAAGTTTTGAGAATAAATTTGTGCCAGGGTCCTTTGTTGAATGAACTATATTGAAGTGTTTTGTTTGAAATAAATTAGAAAGAAGACAATATCCAAAATAGCTTGGAGTTTAGTTATCATGTCTGAAGATCAGAGTCAGTGTGGTGACTTTATTGATAACTCAGCAATCCAGAATCGATTACTCAATTTACTGCAGAcccagggatgtcgttaggcgtcggacatcggacatataacgatgaaaatccccaaatgtccgattcacattgccgcatgtcggtcagatgtcctatcgttttagcctgagcgtggtcattgtccgatatgtactccattccttcggacagcgcgatattcgttaattttcatttcaagatacaaatcttcaaaaagaccgaacgctctcgtgttcagctgacactgaagttgtcagtgccgcgtgcggatcttttcttttgtcgggaattcccgaaccgtttgcggtatgcgccgtttgggtataaccgtctcggtgcagcgcactgatctaaaaatagtggattctttttagatcagtgcatgctacaggagtacgggagacaactccaactgactaaatttgtagtctgcttttgttttcgatacgagacgaagcactgaattatgccgctgaaaaaaaactaaagcctgcaaaagatcagcattagatcaaaccgatcattttgtttgtcaacttttatccaaatcatgcagcaTTTAATCAAAGTacgagctctgaagttgttcatgttggtttcttttttgtggtttctttgaaactaaacaaatacaacattatacgcacactgtgttgatgtatttactatattatgtgtgtgttctacagcgcgcgcgcgtgggtgtgtgtgtgtgcgtgtgtgtgtgggcgcatgactttggaacaattccatggaatgtgttataagctgtttggcgcaaatccataatgtcctattacactttctgaaagcggtcaaatgtcctattgatgctgaagaactcaggacatttgtcctataggtatgaatttgtagcaacatccctgcagaCCTGTCAACCCCTTCCAAGGCCAACCTGTACTAATATGATTAAGAACTGTAATCAGGGCAACAATCCCTTACTCccaaaaaatgaacacacacaaacctgagTTCACACGCAAGACTCGCAATTCACTTGCACgacataaaaaagaagaaagaccaGCTGGTAAATactcaacatttattttgtattcaTAAAACACATCTGATTTAGCATTAATAAATACACACAACTACTGTAAAACGCACCCACACAACTACTACTGTCCACCAGGAAAAATCACAGTCCAGTCTCACCAGATTTAAGCTTAGATGTATAAGacagtcacacccacacaacTACTTTGTACTACTGTTCACCAGGAAAAATCACAGTCCGGTCTCTTCAGGTCACTTTAAGCTTAAATGTAtaacacagtcacacccacacaacTACTTTGTACTACTGTTCACCAGGAAAAATCACAGTCCAGTCTCACTAGATCACTTCAAGCATGACACTTGTTGTAGGTAGCAGTAGCTGACTTTGCCGTGGCAACCAGATTGACTGAGCACGCATGTGGTAATGGTTTCATGGCATTGGCTTGCGTCACATCTTCTTCCGTTGGAAGGCGGCTGTCTCGTTTCTGGAAATGTTGGTTCACAGGCTTGAACTGTTTCGAACGAATCAATGATTGTTTGTGTACCGCCGTTTCAAAATGCTGCTTCAAGTCGTAGTGACCAGAAGCTGCAACTTTGATGTGCGAGCCACATGGCAAGCACAAACTGTACTCCTTTCCCTTGTCCGATGATCGTACGACACCAAAGTACGTTTTCTCCCACTCCAACAAGTGCTGACCATGTCctgctttctttcttcttttcgcTGGCCTCTCCATCTTCAGTTGTAGCACGAAAAATGACGCGCATCGTtgtcctgtgatatgagagggtaaatttacatagtgcaatatcatatttgattgtatcccttttatgttttatgttttatgtgtgtcgtcctatacaattgttgttataatcgtttacaggcagacagggtgtgccgaagaaaaatttccatttttgactcacatgcgaagcaaaagtgagtctatgtactcacccgagtcgtccggccggccggacgtccagaaaactttaacgttggatatttcttggacactattcagtctatcagtaccaaatttggcaagatggtgtatgatgacaaggccccaaaaaacatacatagcatcttgaccttgcttcaaggtcaaggtcgcaggggccataaatgttgtctaaaaaacaggtatttttcaaatttttcccattttctctgaagtttttgagattgaatacctcacctatatatgatatatagggcaaagtaagccccatcttttgataccagtttggtttaccttgcttcaaggtcaaggtcacaggagctcttcaaagttggattgtatacatattttgaagtgaccttgaccctgaactatggaagataactgtttcaaacttaaaaattatgtggggcacatgttatgctttcatcatgagacacatttggtcacatatgatcaaggtcaaggtcactttgacccttatgaaatgtgaccaaaataaggtagtgaaccactaaaagtgaccatatctcatttttagaaagggccaataagcaccattgtacttcctatgtcttgaattaacagctttgtgttgcatgaccttggatgaccttgaccttgggtcaaggtcacatgtattttggtaggaaaaatgtgtaaagcagttcttagtgtatgatgtcattgctaggtttagttatttgatgtcaagcatgtgagtcgtatgggctttgcccttcttgttatgtaatgttttaatggacaattaagtgctgttattgttattgttattgttgtctgTCGCTGAAGTAAGTTGTGAAAACAAAGACCAAATCTCGCGACACGGAAGTAGCGGATTGGGCCACAGCGCCCTCTATACCTTCTGCGCATGCGCACAAGCTCAGTTATAGTCTTTTTCCGTTAGTTGTTGTCGTCTGCTAACAAAAACGAATCTGATTGATCGGTTTCGAATCTTTGTTCGGGTTTTGAATTTTCCTGTACAATTCCCGTACACTTTGGTGTACGCCGTACACACCGAAATTTGAGTAAATCCCGTACAAAATACGGGAAAACCGTACAGGTTGACAGGTCTGTTACTGGACTGTAGTGATCTAGTTTAAGCTGTAAGAGAGTGGCAGTAATGTGTTGTTTGTAGTCATTGCTCTGACTCTAGTCAGTTTGATAAGCACCTTATAGCTTTTTCATGGGGATTGTTTGTTGTAGACCTGTGTTGTACAACATCATAACCCTGGTTCACTTAAGTGTGAGATGATGCCTTTTTGCACACACCCTGGGATGTTTTTGTGACTTCATAAGCCAGGTGTTTATGAAGCTGCAGACATTGATAAATCCTTTTTTCAGGTCTTAAATTGGCTTGTGATGTATGCTGTGGTTTGGGTGTACCGTTCAGTGTTCTTGTATTTGTTTTGAAAACTTCTATAAACGATTGCAGTGGACCTATGAACTGGGACAACATTTTTCTTTCTATCTGTTGAAAACCAAAAGAATTGTGTACTGaccgatacaaggacagcacaatacAATACGTATTTTGGCTTATGAAAGTTTCATCAAGAAACGGACAAAACAaaggacaacaaaaagcaagacggaacaaggacaaggttggaaaagaagatggaggggAACGGAAAGtgagattgttgttgttgaaagggGTTGGTTGTACCTGTTTATCTGTAACAACATTGTTGTTAAAAAGGGGGTGATTTTACCTGTGTGCAGGTGAGTGGATGCCGATTGCGGGGAGCGGGACAGCGAACAACACCAACTTCTCTGCTTCTGGACCTGCAGCCCTGTACCCTGAACCACCGCTTGTGGTGAGTGTGCACGCTGTCTTGCTAGTGCCTATCAAACTGTTGGTGAAGGTCTGGACCTGCAGCCCTGTACCCTGAACCACCGCTTGTGGTGAGTGTGCACGCTGTCTTGCTAGTGCCTATCAAACTGTTGGTGAAGGTCTGGACCTGCAGCCCTGTACCCTGAACCACCGCTTGTGGCTTTGGCATTgaatttttggtaaaaaaaacaaactttgtgAAGTCAACTTTGAGAGATAAGGATCAATGGAAGTGAGCGGCTGGTGATATTGATGTGAACATGTGCAGAAGGTGAACAATTATTTGCATGGACAAACTCATGAAAGGAAAAGAAAGTCGCTGGTTGGTCGCATGTATGCAAGTTCTAGGTGCTATGGTTTTTGCAAGGTCTCAGAAAAAAAGAACCAAGTTGTGCTTGCTAGTGGGGTTTTGGGTTTTCATGCTGGTAGGTTGCTTTCAATTGTATGTGTAGGGAAGAGCTTATTTTGTGAAGTCTTTATCCTTGCCTTTTCTCAAACATGGTGTACTAACTTGTCTCCTTTGCATACTTtgtagcagcagcaacagccgcAGTCGTTGACGTTGGAAGAAGCGCTGAACTTTGTGGGAGAGTTGAGCAACCATTCCTACGTGCAGCAACTGCCGCAGCAGCAGGCCGTGGTGGCTCCGTTGCCTAGCAACCATTCTGTGGATGTAGCAAGCACCTTTGAGTTTGTCCCAGACAGTCTGTTTGAAGAGACCGGAGTGTCTGCCTACGCTCAGCACAACCACACTGACCCTGTGAGTAGCTGTCGTGTTTGTGTGGAGACTTGAAAGACTTTGAAGTGAGTGAGATGTAAAAGATTTAAACGTAAGGCAAGAGGAGTTTTCCTGTGAAACTTGAAAGCTATGTTTAAGTTCAGAAGTTCTTAGTTGAGAGGACACAACAATATCGGGCGGGTGCTTGCAACCAACCACCTTCAGAATTGAAAATTAGAAAATCTGTTGACATTTTTGAGCATCgattcatgtttttgttgagtTTCTTCTTTGATTGCAAAGCTAAATGATTTCTTTTGATTTGTTCCTCAGGGTCGCCTGGAGACCTCTTGGCAAGAGGTGGTGGACTATCTCTCTGACATCACCAGCACCGCTACCAGCACCACCGTCAACAACCCCGCCCTCACCATGCCCCCCGTCGACACCCACATCCTCATGCCCCCCGCCCCTGACGCAGCCAGCCTCCACCAGCCCCCCACGGtgcacccccaccaccaccaactgCAGCAACATGACTTCCACGCCCAGCAGCAGCTCAACCACAGCCAGGCGTTCGGCGGGATGCCTGAGCGCAACCACACCATGTCGGCAGCAAGCTCTATGAATGAGACGCGACGTCTGCTGAGGCACAACTCCACCACCACTGAGCTGAACAGCCTGACGGGACTGCTCAACCAGACGGGCATGATTCTGCAGAACGTCACCCTGCCCGCTGTTCCCACGCCGCTTGACAACAACCTTCCTTCTCTCCCCGTCATTAATGAAACTGGTGAGTGAACGTTGGCGAAACTAGGGAGTGAAAGTAGTTGGTGTAACAGGGCAGTGAAAGTTGGTGAAACTGGGCAGTGAAAGTTGGTGAATCAGGGCAGTGAAAGTTGGTGAAACTGGGCAGTGAAAGTTGGTAAAACTGGGCAGTGAAAGTTGGTGAAACAGGGCAGTGAAAGTTGGTGGAACTGGGCAGTGAAAGTTGGTGGAACTGGGCAGTGAAAGTTGGTGAAACAGGGCAGTGATAGTTGGTGAAACTGGGCAGTGAAAGTTGGTGAAACTGGGCAGTGAAAGTTGGTGAAACTTGTGATTGAAAGTTGGTGATACTGGTGAGTGAAAGTGTTATGTAAACTGTGGTGTGTTCTTCAAGCCTGTCATaactttgttgtgtgtgtgcattatgcTTGGGGAGTTTTCTGAGATGAAAAACAATCATACGTAGCTTAACAAATGATAGCGAAAAATGACCAGAACAATGACAGATGTGATGGAATGTGTTAGAATTGAATCCATGTTTTGCATTCTCAAAATGTTTTGCATCAGCAGAACACTTGTTACAGTATCATTTTTCTTGTTCCTTTGTGGGTGAAGGAGGAACTATTCACCCTGTGTGAGGTGTGAAACGCTCATCTTGCTCTGTAGCACTCGCTGCACTGTACTGTGTTAGACACGGGTTAACTTGACGTTTCATTGCCTTGAACTGAAAGTTGTGTGTGTCACCAGGTCTTGTGAAACAGGACTACAACTCCTCCACCCCCGCCACGGAAAACCTCAACTCGCTGGAGTGGGAGGGGGGAGAACTCTTCTTCCCCAACATCACCGACTTTGACAACCTGACCAACGCCATCGCTAACTCCTCCATGCTTGACCCCAGCGACCTCCTCAACTCCATGCTGCCCGCCGAGGACCTCGACATGAACTTTGACCCGGGTGAGAGCTTGAACTTTTCTGGACATATGCTTGGTTGAAATTGGTTTTTGCGCTGCTTCTGACTTTTAGAGCTCTCAAACTTGGCGAAGTACTGGGGTGGATTAGCAGGCGACTGGATTGTTGCGGAAGATCAAGCTGTAATTTACCACTAGTACTTTCATAGAATGTAGTTGGGAGAATTTGATTAGAGGGTGAGGTATAGTTGTACAGTTTTGACAGTGGGGTTGGGGCTCATGTATGCATGTGTTCAGCATCCTGttcaagtggctctatcccacaccaccctccccccgcccctttccccgtcgcgatataaccttgaacggttgaaaacgacgttaaacaccaaataaagaaagaaagaaagcattcAGTTGGAAAATGGAGCATAGAATAATGATGTTGTGTCTGTTTTGACAAGCTAGTAACTTGACCACCATAATGGATAATAAGGAATGTGAGTGTGAAACATGTGGTGTCAGTTCAGACATAATCAATCACTTTTCTACAGGGCAAGTCCCGATTCACAGCTCCAAGCGCTCATAGACATACACGGACTGTAATGCGATATGttttgggatgtgtgtgtgaaacatgtGGTGTCAGTTGAGACATAACTGGGACTGATGtttgcgatgtgtgtgtgtagggctgGACACAATTCAGATGCTGGACGATGCCGGCAGTGACTCAGCCATCTCCATGGGCAGTGTGTCCCCACACCAGGTGAGGCTCACTGTTAGAAATGGTGCACATTGTACATTAAGTAAAGAGGAACACATAATGACATTAAGTTGTTTGAGCAAATGAACTGCAACATCAGCAGGTGTTTGTCCGAATTTGGCATGGGTGGATGAGCGGGAGGGTTGGTTGTGTAAACCATCTGTGATTGTGTGTGCCAATGTTCATGCATTCACAGTTTACGTGCATTCATGTGCGTAATTGTATGTGCATGGAGAGTATCGAGCTTTCAGGATGACTagattcttttttcttttttttttagtttagtCCAGGAAGTAATGGACAATGTATTAACATGCCAGCGCCTTCAAAATGCCCAGCCAGTTTTTCTTGATCTTGAAAATTCATAGCCTCTATCTCTGTCGTGGGATAAATCAGCTTTTACTTTACACCTGAGATGATGCAAAGACAGCTGTTTACAGGGTTGTACGCGACTTTGATAGGGAGCTACCTGTGTAATCGATGCACAGTAGGGGAAAGCACTGACACAAGCATGATTTTATGCGGTGGAGCAGAGTCACTGTGATAAGATACAGGTTTCCTACCAGAAGGCGTCAAGGTATCTGACCTTCTGGAAACTACACCTTTGTCACAACAGGATGTGTGAGGTGTAGCAGAGGCTAGTTTTTGTTTGCATGGCACATAATTATGCTGAAGTGCCAAGGCAAAATGAGAGATGTAAATGGTGGGGATAAGAATGCACCAGCCAAGAGCACCTGCCCTGCTTACACATTGGTGTGCAGACTAAGCAGGACCTTTAGTGCACCGTTCAGTCAGCTTACCACAGGCCTACACACACTACATGTATTCAGGTCACACAACACTGccccagccagccagcctcaTAGTCATACACAGTTTGTTTTCTGCTTGTCTTGGTCGTGGTATCTGTGCCCGTCTTGCCTCAGACACACAGCTGAGTGAAAAAATTGTGCTGTGTCATGCTGTACCCTGTCAAACCAGGATATTGGCCTGTGTGGGCTCAGCCCCATCTATTCTACATTTCTGTCCTGTGATGTGGAGTTTTCATGGTTGTTTGAGGATGAAGTTAGCGTGCGTTTTGAGGTTTCATGGAGCTATGACTGGTTAGTATTGGTCAGACTGGACTGATCTGACTTGTGTAGTTTTGGTGAAAGACAGTGACATTGATTTGTGTGCCTGTGGTGGTATGCACATGACTTGTTGGTCCTCAGGGGAAAGGATGTCTGCATTGTAATGGACACACTTCCTTGATGGTATTTC of the Littorina saxatilis isolate snail1 linkage group LG14, US_GU_Lsax_2.0, whole genome shotgun sequence genome contains:
- the LOC138946930 gene encoding nuclear factor erythroid 2-related factor 2-like isoform X4, yielding MSRDLLLNLTQDLDLIEVLWRQDVDLGVTKEVFDPNLRRELEQEREIEARKELEKHKEVEKRSREQQQQAHQWLTENFVRDGETGEWMPIAGSGTANNTNFSASGPAALYPEPPLVQQQQPQSLTLEEALNFVGELSNHSYVQQLPQQQAVVAPLPSNHSVDVASTFEFVPDSLFEETGVSAYAQHNHTDPGRLETSWQEVVDYLSDITSTATSTTVNNPALTMPPVDTHILMPPAPDAASLHQPPTVHPHHHQLQQHDFHAQQQLNHSQAFGGMPERNHTMSAASSMNETRRLLRHNSTTTELNSLTGLLNQTGMILQNVTLPAVPTPLDNNLPSLPVINETGLVKQDYNSSTPATENLNSLEWEGGELFFPNITDFDNLTNAIANSSMLDPSDLLNSMLPAEDLDMNFDPGLDTIQMLDDAGSDSAISMGSVSPHQEVNETMETSPFEGLEGATGGSDYDSTSYGNRRTYTHSSGSAEDDGFHYSCSSYGSPASVNTNCSTGSNDTEHSSGQSSASLNHIHHNHTYPTQPGQTPREVKKYAKRDGPRQKGPHSRDAKRAEDLKLPFTFDHIIESAVEEFNDMITKTKLTEAQINLMRDIRRRGKNKVAAQNCRKRKLDVLVTLEDQMDDMQHARDKLAAERRDIELQTRQAREKYSALYDHIFRSLRDEQGRPYSPDEFSLQQSSDGNVFLVRLTNASATAPVASAASGSRSTPNASSTKRKDYPRQQKKKSKE